The Sporolituus thermophilus DSM 23256 genome includes a region encoding these proteins:
- a CDS encoding nickel-dependent hydrogenase large subunit, translating to MRRISIDPVTRLEGHLKIEVTVDGRQVTDAHAVGTLYRGFEPILAGRDPRDAVFLTQRICGVCPVSHATAAALALDDVSGAAVPRNGRLLRNLILGGNYLQSHIIHFYQLSLPDYVQGPDIAPFTPRYNGDFRLNKETSDRLMGHYFKALDIRRKCHEMVAQFSGKMPHQASIIAGGVTQNATKERIAAYRKLLVEVAAFINNEYQEDVGVIAAAYNEYFKLGRGPANFLVYGAFPLDDAGREFLFTPGAYINGKLVALDKEKITEDVSHAWYTSAGDGNPSDAVTQAQYDKAGAYSWVKAPRYDGTVCEVGPLARMWTSGRYTNGVSVMDRIVARMLEAKLVARTLPAWLDELEIGAPCEAAVEIPYMGVGVGLTEAPRGALGHWVVINNHRIERYQAVVPTTWNASPRDKAGQPGPLETALIGLPVLDADNPLDVVRTVHSFDPCLACAVHVIKPSGRKDQFEVK from the coding sequence ATGCGCCGCATATCCATTGATCCGGTTACGCGCCTGGAAGGACACCTGAAGATCGAAGTCACCGTTGACGGCCGCCAAGTGACGGATGCGCATGCCGTCGGGACGCTGTACCGCGGCTTTGAGCCGATTTTAGCCGGCCGCGACCCCCGTGATGCCGTATTTTTGACGCAGCGCATCTGCGGCGTCTGCCCTGTCAGCCATGCCACGGCAGCCGCGCTGGCCCTTGATGATGTATCAGGCGCTGCCGTACCCCGCAACGGCCGCTTGCTCCGCAATCTCATCCTGGGCGGCAACTACCTACAATCCCACATTATTCACTTCTATCAGCTGTCGCTGCCCGACTATGTCCAGGGCCCGGATATCGCTCCCTTTACCCCGCGCTATAACGGCGACTTCCGCTTGAACAAGGAAACAAGCGACCGCCTGATGGGCCATTACTTTAAGGCGCTCGACATCCGCCGCAAATGCCATGAAATGGTGGCCCAGTTCAGCGGGAAAATGCCCCACCAGGCATCGATCATTGCCGGCGGCGTCACCCAGAATGCGACCAAAGAACGTATTGCCGCCTACCGCAAGCTGCTGGTCGAGGTTGCCGCTTTTATAAACAACGAATACCAGGAAGACGTGGGCGTTATCGCCGCCGCGTATAACGAGTACTTCAAACTGGGCCGCGGTCCTGCCAATTTCCTCGTCTACGGCGCCTTCCCGCTTGATGACGCCGGCCGGGAATTCTTATTTACTCCCGGAGCCTATATTAATGGCAAACTTGTCGCGCTGGACAAAGAAAAAATCACCGAGGACGTTTCCCATGCCTGGTATACTAGTGCCGGCGACGGCAACCCGTCAGATGCGGTTACCCAGGCCCAGTACGACAAAGCGGGCGCTTACAGTTGGGTTAAGGCGCCGCGCTATGACGGCACGGTTTGCGAAGTGGGGCCGCTCGCCCGCATGTGGACGAGCGGACGCTATACCAATGGCGTTTCGGTGATGGACCGGATCGTTGCCCGCATGCTGGAAGCCAAACTTGTCGCCCGAACGCTGCCGGCGTGGTTGGATGAACTGGAAATCGGCGCGCCGTGCGAGGCCGCCGTGGAAATACCGTACATGGGTGTCGGCGTCGGTCTTACTGAAGCGCCGCGGGGCGCGCTCGGCCACTGGGTGGTTATTAACAACCACCGCATCGAACGCTACCAGGCCGTGGTGCCAACCACCTGGAACGCCTCGCCCCGCGACAAGGCGGGCCAGCCAGGGCCGCTGGAGACAGCGCTGATCGGGCTACCCGTGCTTGATGCCGACAACCCGCTCGACGTTGTTCGTACCGTTCATTCCTTCGACCCCTGTTTAGCCTGTGCCGTACATGTTATAAAACCGTCAGGCCGGAAGGACCAATTCGAAGTCAAGTAA
- a CDS encoding hydrogenase small subunit, translating into MRNLTRRDFLRLCGATGAALGLSNVLRAEIVEAFSGPAAGHPPLVWLQGGSCSGCSVSLLNSVAPDIGKVLTDIISLNFHQTLMAAAGEPAMAVLDEVRERYAGQYYLVVEGAVPVAAGRHAATLGEHKGRPVPFADWVRKMAAKAKAVMAVGTCAAYGGIPAAGINPTASKAVSAVVRGTPLVNVPGCPSHPDWVLGTLLHLIRYGMPELDNLQRPLMFFGKSIHDICERRPDFDQGRFAQKLSEPGCLYKLGCKGPMAFGDCAERKFNNGANWCVGANSPCLSCTGPEFPDASAPFFVKIKEYGPAGTPSPQPPHAKIFGGEQ; encoded by the coding sequence ATGCGTAACTTAACCCGCCGTGACTTTCTGCGCCTTTGCGGGGCAACTGGCGCCGCACTGGGACTATCCAATGTCCTGCGCGCCGAAATTGTCGAGGCGTTCAGCGGCCCGGCCGCCGGGCACCCACCCTTAGTGTGGCTGCAGGGCGGATCATGCAGCGGCTGTTCGGTATCGCTTTTAAACAGCGTTGCGCCTGATATCGGCAAGGTACTAACCGATATTATCAGTTTGAATTTTCACCAGACCCTCATGGCCGCCGCCGGCGAGCCGGCCATGGCCGTATTGGATGAAGTCCGTGAACGTTATGCCGGTCAATATTATCTGGTTGTTGAAGGGGCGGTGCCGGTAGCCGCCGGCCGCCATGCCGCGACCTTGGGCGAACATAAAGGCCGGCCGGTGCCTTTTGCAGACTGGGTACGGAAAATGGCGGCTAAGGCCAAGGCCGTCATGGCCGTTGGCACTTGCGCCGCCTACGGGGGGATTCCCGCCGCCGGCATAAATCCGACGGCCAGCAAGGCCGTCAGCGCCGTTGTTCGCGGCACGCCACTCGTCAATGTGCCCGGTTGCCCCAGCCATCCGGACTGGGTGCTGGGAACGCTCCTTCACCTTATCCGGTACGGCATGCCCGAACTGGATAATTTGCAGCGGCCGCTCATGTTTTTTGGCAAGAGTATTCACGATATTTGCGAGCGCCGGCCGGACTTTGACCAAGGCCGGTTTGCGCAAAAGCTGTCCGAACCGGGATGCCTGTATAAGCTGGGGTGCAAAGGGCCAATGGCCTTTGGCGACTGCGCCGAACGGAAATTTAATAACGGGGCTAATTGGTGCGTTGGGGCCAACTCGCCTTGCCTGTCCTGCACCGGACCGGAATTCCCCGATGCGTCGGCGCCCTTCTTTGTGAAAATTAAAGAGTATGGGCCGGCCGGTACACCGTCGCCGCAGCCGCCCCACGCGAAAATCTTCGGGGGTGAACAATAA
- a CDS encoding 4Fe-4S dicluster domain-containing protein, with product MPRYAMIIDVKKCIGCFACQVACQTQNELPPENALIRFEDKEEGKYPNVKYTVLPVQCQHCQDAPCVPVCPTTASYKHETGVTLVDKNKCMGCRRCIAACPYNVRTHIASEGVVQGCTLCLMTEVAKGHEPVCVQTCLTKARFFGDLDNPQGEFAKLLPKARPLRPDFGTKPTLLYIL from the coding sequence ATGCCGCGTTATGCGATGATTATTGACGTGAAAAAATGTATTGGCTGTTTTGCTTGTCAGGTGGCCTGCCAGACCCAGAACGAACTGCCGCCGGAAAACGCCTTGATCCGCTTCGAAGACAAGGAAGAGGGCAAATATCCTAACGTCAAATATACCGTCCTGCCGGTTCAATGCCAGCACTGCCAGGACGCGCCGTGTGTGCCGGTCTGTCCCACGACCGCTTCCTATAAACATGAGACTGGGGTCACGCTGGTCGACAAGAATAAATGCATGGGCTGCCGGCGCTGCATTGCCGCCTGCCCATACAACGTCCGTACGCATATCGCGAGCGAGGGCGTTGTCCAGGGGTGCACCCTGTGCCTGATGACAGAAGTGGCCAAGGGGCACGAACCGGTTTGTGTACAAACTTGTCTGACGAAAGCGCGCTTCTTTGGCGACCTGGACAACCCGCAGGGTGAATTCGCCAAACTGCTGCCGAAAGCACGGCCCCTGCGTCCTGACTTCGGTACCAAGCCCACACTGCTTTACATACTTTAA
- a CDS encoding molybdopterin-containing oxidoreductase family protein, producing the protein MWAKRFTRRTFLKAAATAAAALGAGGTFSFGDWLKKASAATVTKVPSICETCSAGCGLWVHVKNGRIWKVSGQKDHPASKGRLCARGHAGMLLAYHKDRITHPMKRMGENWYVPITWEQAYTEIAAKLKQVLAEHGPEKFFISHNPRPTGKFYLDRFLAAVGSSTIQSHHSMCSTARDVAYKWTTGGMATADIGKTKYIVFLGRNYAEGLSPSSVANLVAAHERGAKIVVVDPRHNASCLFGQWVPIRPGTDLALLLAIARVLITEDLYDKDFVTNHCVGFDEFKQAMTPYTPEWAAAITDIPVATIYEIARGLGQNRPASCIEQGYKAPNGTNYANGTQMFRALACVNALLGNYGQDGGMKFPVGPKLGSLDPKKYPAPPKAKVPRCDGVGIKGEFPLCQPSQGIVHLMPKMAMDGRAKAGFLHRINPVRNAPDPEFMMKGYKQLDLLVVCDVKWSETAMCAHYVLPECSPAEREDLPDGLSGGKPAVTMRSQAIDVIHPETKHLADIITELASFMGLGKYFNFTREEVAAAMVKPLGITLDDLRAKGTIGLPGGQKPGVPEFKTESKKVELYCKAFADNGFDPVPKWQPPLVKADKNTFVLIHGKQAFMSHTSSASDPYLLEIARQYNFERIWINADRAKKLGIKDGDLVEVSSPLATRKVRAKVTERIHPDAAYLPAGYGRFAPFLKTGRGFGVNPNDFVPFRTEPISGHAMMMEVAVHIRKAGE; encoded by the coding sequence ATGTGGGCCAAACGTTTTACCCGGCGAACCTTTCTTAAAGCGGCGGCGACAGCGGCCGCTGCCTTGGGCGCCGGCGGAACCTTTTCCTTCGGCGACTGGCTGAAAAAAGCCAGTGCCGCCACGGTAACCAAGGTTCCGTCCATTTGTGAGACCTGCTCGGCCGGTTGCGGCCTGTGGGTGCATGTGAAGAACGGACGTATCTGGAAAGTGAGCGGGCAAAAAGATCATCCTGCCAGCAAAGGGCGGTTGTGCGCCCGCGGCCATGCCGGCATGCTGCTGGCGTACCACAAGGACCGCATCACCCATCCCATGAAACGGATGGGGGAAAACTGGTATGTTCCCATCACCTGGGAGCAGGCGTACACCGAAATTGCCGCCAAGCTCAAACAGGTTTTGGCCGAACACGGGCCGGAGAAATTCTTCATTTCCCATAATCCCAGGCCGACCGGTAAATTTTATCTGGACAGGTTTTTGGCGGCCGTCGGGTCATCGACGATTCAGTCCCATCACTCGATGTGCAGCACCGCCCGCGACGTAGCCTACAAATGGACGACCGGCGGCATGGCCACAGCCGACATCGGTAAGACCAAGTATATCGTCTTTTTGGGGCGCAATTACGCCGAAGGATTGTCCCCGTCAAGCGTAGCCAATCTTGTTGCCGCCCATGAGCGGGGCGCGAAAATCGTCGTCGTCGATCCCCGGCATAATGCGTCCTGTCTTTTTGGCCAGTGGGTTCCCATCCGGCCCGGTACCGACTTGGCGCTGCTATTGGCCATTGCCCGTGTGCTAATTACGGAAGACCTCTATGACAAGGATTTTGTCACCAACCATTGTGTCGGCTTTGACGAGTTTAAGCAGGCCATGACGCCGTACACGCCGGAATGGGCGGCCGCGATCACCGATATCCCGGTCGCTACCATTTACGAGATTGCCCGCGGCCTGGGCCAAAACCGGCCGGCCAGCTGCATCGAACAGGGTTACAAGGCCCCTAATGGCACCAACTACGCCAACGGCACGCAGATGTTCCGCGCGCTGGCCTGCGTCAACGCCCTGCTCGGCAACTACGGCCAGGACGGCGGCATGAAATTTCCGGTCGGTCCCAAACTCGGCTCGCTCGACCCCAAGAAATATCCCGCCCCGCCGAAAGCCAAAGTGCCGCGCTGTGACGGCGTCGGTATCAAGGGGGAATTCCCATTATGCCAGCCGAGCCAGGGCATTGTCCACCTCATGCCCAAGATGGCCATGGACGGGCGGGCCAAAGCCGGCTTTTTACACCGCATTAATCCGGTGCGCAACGCGCCCGATCCGGAATTTATGATGAAGGGCTACAAACAGCTTGACCTGTTGGTCGTCTGCGACGTTAAGTGGTCAGAAACGGCCATGTGCGCCCACTATGTCCTGCCCGAGTGCAGCCCGGCCGAGCGCGAGGATCTGCCTGACGGTCTGTCCGGCGGCAAACCGGCCGTCACCATGCGTTCGCAGGCGATTGACGTCATCCACCCCGAGACCAAGCATCTGGCCGACATCATTACCGAACTGGCAAGTTTTATGGGACTAGGCAAATACTTCAATTTCACCCGGGAAGAAGTAGCGGCCGCCATGGTGAAACCGTTGGGCATCACGCTTGACGACTTGCGGGCCAAAGGCACCATTGGTTTGCCGGGCGGCCAAAAGCCGGGTGTGCCGGAGTTTAAGACCGAATCGAAGAAAGTGGAACTCTACTGCAAAGCCTTTGCCGACAACGGCTTCGACCCGGTGCCGAAATGGCAGCCGCCGCTTGTTAAGGCCGATAAGAATACCTTTGTTCTCATCCACGGCAAGCAGGCCTTTATGTCCCATACCTCAAGCGCCAGCGATCCTTACCTCTTAGAGATTGCCCGCCAATATAACTTTGAGCGCATTTGGATTAATGCCGACCGGGCGAAAAAACTCGGCATCAAAGACGGCGACCTGGTCGAAGTGTCTTCGCCGCTTGCGACCCGTAAAGTCCGGGCCAAGGTGACGGAACGCATCCATCCGGATGCGGCGTACCTGCCGGCCGGCTACGGTCGTTTTGCGCCATTCCTCAAAACCGGACGGGGCTTTGGCGTTAATCCCAACGACTTTGTGCCCTTCCGCACCGAGCCCATTTCCGGGCATGCCATGATGATGGAAGTGGCGGTCCATATTCGAAAGGCGGGTGAATAA
- the larA gene encoding nickel-dependent lactate racemase yields the protein MATFHLGFGKGSLPVTLPDEKILEVIEGRPVQPVTDVRAAVQDALRRPIGAPPLAEVVNPGDRVAIIASDVTRAWLKQDRFLPVLLDELNGAGVPDKDIFLVVALGAHRRHSEAEHVATYGREVVSRIRILQSYALDEEEFVYVGTTSRGVRACLNRHVVGADKVILTGGIVYHSMAGFGGGRKGIVPGIASYQTIQANHTFCLHEEIGKGTSPYCDSGKLAGNPMHEDLMEIAAMLNPAFLLNAIMTAEGRFARFVAGHWRAAWEEGCRAVEAIFGVPVKGKADLVIASAGGYPKDINLYQGTKAQDNAMLACKDDGVVILVLECPDIAEPPDFSDWFEYQSLYDRELALRQAFTVPGFVALKCGEYVRRTPNIVVTLPENRDFIAKTGMIPAASLAEALAIAEEKLGRKDYTITIMPHGANTVPIIK from the coding sequence ATGGCGACCTTTCATCTCGGCTTTGGCAAGGGGTCTTTGCCGGTCACGCTACCGGACGAAAAAATCCTGGAAGTTATCGAAGGAAGGCCCGTGCAACCGGTTACCGACGTGCGGGCGGCCGTACAGGACGCGCTGCGCCGTCCAATTGGCGCGCCGCCGCTGGCGGAAGTGGTAAACCCGGGTGACAGGGTGGCGATCATTGCCAGCGATGTAACACGGGCGTGGTTAAAACAAGACCGGTTTCTACCCGTCCTGCTGGACGAACTGAATGGCGCCGGGGTTCCGGATAAAGATATCTTCCTTGTTGTTGCCCTTGGCGCGCACCGGCGGCACAGTGAGGCCGAGCACGTGGCGACCTATGGCCGGGAAGTGGTTAGCCGGATCCGCATCCTGCAAAGCTATGCCCTGGACGAGGAGGAATTCGTATATGTAGGCACCACCAGCCGGGGCGTACGGGCTTGCCTTAACCGCCATGTCGTCGGCGCCGACAAAGTCATCCTGACCGGCGGCATCGTTTATCATTCCATGGCCGGGTTTGGCGGCGGCCGCAAGGGCATTGTCCCAGGCATTGCCAGCTACCAAACTATTCAGGCTAACCATACCTTTTGTCTGCACGAGGAGATTGGCAAAGGGACAAGTCCCTACTGTGACAGCGGCAAACTGGCCGGCAACCCCATGCATGAAGATTTAATGGAAATTGCGGCCATGCTTAATCCCGCCTTTCTGCTGAATGCGATCATGACGGCGGAAGGCCGGTTCGCCCGGTTTGTGGCCGGCCACTGGCGCGCTGCCTGGGAGGAAGGATGCCGCGCGGTCGAAGCCATCTTCGGCGTACCGGTCAAGGGTAAGGCTGACTTAGTCATTGCCAGCGCCGGCGGGTATCCCAAGGACATCAACTTGTACCAGGGAACCAAGGCCCAGGACAACGCCATGCTGGCTTGCAAAGACGATGGGGTGGTCATTTTGGTGCTAGAATGTCCGGATATTGCCGAGCCGCCTGATTTTAGCGATTGGTTTGAGTACCAGTCGCTTTACGACCGGGAACTGGCCTTGCGCCAGGCCTTTACGGTCCCCGGTTTTGTAGCGCTAAAATGCGGCGAATATGTGCGCCGAACGCCCAATATCGTCGTTACCCTGCCGGAAAACCGGGACTTTATTGCCAAGACCGGCATGATTCCGGCCGCATCACTTGCGGAAGCGCTGGCCATCGCCGAGGAGAAACTGGGGCGTAAAGATTATACGATCACCATCATGCCCCACGGCGCCAACACCGTGCCGATAATTAAATAG
- a CDS encoding ABC transporter substrate-binding protein, which translates to MSKKWFKLTAVLTLMLFVAGFAAGCGSGQQPQQAAAPKTKQVKIAISTWSGFGPLFIARDKGFFKKYGIDMDIQMIQGLAERKQALAGKKVDGLAITFDIVSQTVAAGLPVKVIWALADSAGGDGILVKDGINSVQDLKGKEVAFDYGTAAHVFLTMVLDKAGMTEKDIKIVQMTGGDAGAAFVSGKIDAAVTWEPWLSKATKESKGKVLATSKDFPGVIVDTIAFHADFAKENPDVLQGVVNAMKDAMDWYAANPDEGNKIMAQGLKISEQEMKENLQVIKLINYQDNVKMFGDADKPGVFYDNMNKIINLYYDKKIINTKPDPKQIIDTSYLKKAK; encoded by the coding sequence GTGTCGAAAAAGTGGTTTAAACTTACCGCCGTACTTACGCTTATGCTGTTTGTCGCCGGGTTCGCGGCCGGGTGCGGCTCCGGCCAGCAGCCGCAGCAAGCGGCAGCGCCCAAGACTAAGCAGGTTAAGATCGCTATTTCTACCTGGTCGGGATTTGGCCCCTTGTTTATTGCCCGCGACAAGGGCTTCTTCAAGAAATACGGCATTGACATGGATATTCAGATGATTCAGGGACTCGCCGAGCGCAAGCAAGCGCTGGCCGGTAAGAAAGTTGACGGACTGGCCATCACGTTTGATATTGTTTCCCAAACAGTGGCCGCCGGTCTGCCCGTGAAAGTTATCTGGGCCCTTGCCGACTCAGCCGGCGGCGACGGGATCCTGGTGAAGGATGGCATTAATTCGGTACAGGACCTCAAAGGCAAAGAAGTGGCCTTTGACTACGGCACGGCGGCCCATGTCTTTTTGACAATGGTGCTGGACAAAGCAGGTATGACGGAGAAAGACATAAAAATTGTGCAGATGACCGGCGGTGACGCCGGGGCGGCCTTCGTCTCCGGCAAGATTGACGCCGCCGTCACCTGGGAACCGTGGCTGAGCAAAGCCACTAAAGAAAGTAAAGGCAAAGTGCTGGCCACCTCCAAAGACTTCCCCGGCGTAATTGTCGACACGATCGCCTTCCATGCCGATTTTGCCAAGGAAAACCCGGACGTCCTGCAGGGCGTGGTCAACGCCATGAAGGACGCTATGGACTGGTATGCCGCCAATCCGGATGAGGGCAATAAAATCATGGCCCAGGGCCTGAAGATCAGCGAGCAGGAAATGAAGGAGAACCTGCAGGTGATTAAGCTTATCAATTACCAGGATAATGTGAAGATGTTCGGCGATGCCGACAAACCCGGCGTTTTCTACGATAACATGAATAAGATTATCAACTTGTATTACGACAAGAAGATTATTAACACTAAGCCTGATCCCAAGCAGATTATAGATACCAGCTACCTGAAAAAGGCCAAGTAA
- a CDS encoding RNA polymerase sigma factor, whose translation MTDEQALIAKAQAGDRESLNTLILAYWQPVYRLVYHKVGHADDAQEITQETFLKALRALPRYRQTNANFKTYLGRIALNLITDFWRKKGRTPPLIDIAEYEQPLLDDGAKPEEAAIYSERQQEVARLVHKLPPEQRQAVELRIVIGLSVREAAAIMGKTEAALKMLQQRALKNLRKMFVEQGILD comes from the coding sequence GTGACGGACGAACAGGCGCTGATTGCGAAAGCGCAGGCGGGCGACCGCGAGTCGCTTAATACGCTGATACTTGCGTATTGGCAGCCAGTCTATCGCTTAGTTTATCATAAAGTCGGCCATGCCGACGATGCGCAGGAGATTACCCAGGAGACATTTTTAAAAGCTCTCCGCGCTTTGCCACGCTACCGGCAGACAAACGCTAATTTTAAAACCTACCTTGGCCGCATCGCTCTTAATTTGATTACGGACTTTTGGCGGAAAAAGGGGCGGACGCCACCTTTAATTGATATCGCCGAATACGAGCAGCCGCTCCTGGATGACGGAGCCAAGCCGGAAGAAGCGGCTATTTATAGCGAACGTCAACAGGAAGTAGCCCGGCTGGTGCATAAGCTGCCGCCAGAGCAGCGGCAGGCCGTAGAACTGCGGATTGTGATCGGCTTGTCGGTACGCGAAGCGGCGGCCATCATGGGCAAGACGGAAGCGGCCCTCAAGATGCTGCAGCAGCGGGCGCTCAAGAATTTGCGCAAGATGTTCGTAGAACAGGGAATTTTGGACTAG
- a CDS encoding tetraprenyl-beta-curcumene synthase family protein → MFRLPQRGGITVVRQLVSRAASLSLILKFVGQVFPMVNRELAGWREHAGRQACPQLAEQALASIRDKRFHCQGGSIYSLYEGVSTPDFIRLVVALQTISDYLDNLCDRAGISDEAAFRQLHLAMTAALDPGAPLQDYYRHYPFHDDGGYLAALVRTCQQETAKLPAYPVVKPYVLRLAGLYSELQTYKHLDPTVREAKMHAWVACHLGAYPGITGWEFAAATGSTLGMFMLCAAAANPRLTAAQAQRFDAAYFPWISGLHILLDYFIDAAEDRAHGDLNFVAYYRSDAEITQRLTLFLREALARAAALPAHPFTETVIYGLVAMYLSDPKTEAPRERAIKQALLAAAGPYARFVHWLCRLLRRSKIL, encoded by the coding sequence ATGTTTAGATTACCTCAACGGGGAGGAATAACGGTGGTACGCCAACTTGTCAGCCGCGCCGCCAGTCTCAGCCTCATCCTGAAATTCGTCGGTCAGGTTTTTCCTATGGTGAACCGCGAACTCGCCGGTTGGCGCGAACATGCCGGCCGCCAAGCTTGTCCCCAGCTTGCCGAACAAGCCCTGGCCAGCATTCGCGACAAAAGATTTCACTGCCAGGGAGGCAGCATCTATAGCTTATATGAGGGCGTATCAACCCCTGATTTTATCCGGTTGGTAGTGGCTCTCCAGACCATCAGTGATTATCTGGACAACCTCTGCGATCGTGCCGGCATTAGTGATGAGGCGGCCTTTCGTCAGCTCCACCTGGCCATGACCGCGGCCCTCGACCCCGGCGCGCCGCTACAGGACTACTACCGCCATTACCCGTTTCACGACGACGGCGGCTACCTGGCGGCCCTGGTCCGCACCTGCCAGCAGGAAACTGCCAAACTGCCGGCTTACCCGGTGGTAAAACCCTATGTCCTGCGCCTGGCCGGCCTGTATAGCGAGCTCCAGACTTACAAGCACCTGGACCCGACGGTACGGGAAGCAAAAATGCACGCCTGGGTCGCCTGCCACCTCGGCGCCTATCCCGGCATCACCGGCTGGGAGTTCGCCGCCGCCACCGGCTCAACGCTGGGGATGTTTATGCTGTGCGCTGCCGCGGCCAACCCCCGCCTTACGGCGGCTCAGGCGCAAAGATTTGACGCCGCTTATTTCCCCTGGATTTCCGGGCTCCATATCCTCCTTGACTATTTTATCGATGCGGCCGAAGACCGGGCCCACGGCGACCTTAACTTTGTGGCCTACTACCGAAGCGACGCCGAAATAACCCAGCGGCTCACCCTTTTTCTGCGTGAAGCCCTGGCCCGGGCGGCGGCCTTGCCTGCCCATCCCTTTACGGAAACAGTCATCTACGGTCTGGTTGCCATGTACTTATCCGACCCCAAGACCGAAGCGCCCCGCGAACGGGCCATCAAGCAGGCGCTACTCGCTGCCGCCGGTCCCTACGCCAGGTTTGTCCACTGGCTCTGCCGCCTGCTGCGGCGGAGCAAGATATTGTAG
- a CDS encoding AAA family ATPase has protein sequence MYFLEVGTGIVTGLILYLLWQGVNILPVLFVLGLIAAAVYMGVNRPGGKSFAVVGGRSTEERLIDFEDIGGQEVAKKELREALDFIKDVERIKSLGIRPIKGILLSGPPGTGKTLLAKAAAKYMDSVFVAASGSEFVEMYVGVGAQRVRQLFKQARTLAMRQGKTSAVIFIDEIEVLGGKRGQHHGHLEYDQTLNELLVQMDGLSGDDKVRLLVIGATNRLDILDPALLRPGRFDRQVKVDLPDKTGRLHILQLHTRNKPLADDVSLEEIARDTFGFSGAHLESVANEAAIIALREGAAQITHAHLRAAVDKVIMGEKLDRLPSPAEKRRIAVHEAGHAIVSEFVQPGSVASVNVASRGNALGYVRQTQQDDMYLYTVDYLRGRIAVALAGAVAEELEFGNRSTGAGNDFKQAADLAKQIIFGGMSELGIVSPEDMPKERLHNAITAILSDVEVAVRAILRDQQTARDRVVAALLDREAISGDELRSMLGVAGYSQCA, from the coding sequence ATGTATTTCCTGGAAGTTGGCACGGGTATTGTGACTGGACTGATTTTATACCTCCTGTGGCAGGGGGTAAATATTCTGCCGGTTTTGTTTGTGCTGGGTCTGATTGCAGCAGCGGTGTACATGGGTGTTAACCGTCCGGGCGGTAAATCCTTCGCCGTCGTGGGCGGACGCAGCACTGAGGAACGGCTTATTGACTTTGAAGATATCGGCGGCCAGGAAGTGGCCAAAAAAGAGCTGCGGGAAGCTCTTGATTTCATAAAAGATGTCGAGCGGATTAAGAGCCTTGGCATCAGGCCCATTAAGGGCATCCTGCTCAGTGGGCCGCCCGGTACCGGAAAAACGCTTTTGGCCAAGGCGGCCGCCAAGTATATGGACTCGGTCTTTGTCGCGGCCAGCGGCTCCGAGTTTGTTGAAATGTATGTGGGTGTTGGCGCCCAGCGGGTACGGCAGCTATTCAAGCAGGCCCGCACCCTGGCGATGCGGCAAGGTAAGACGAGTGCCGTCATCTTTATTGATGAAATCGAGGTGTTGGGCGGCAAACGGGGGCAGCACCATGGCCATTTGGAATACGACCAGACGCTTAATGAACTACTGGTCCAGATGGACGGCCTGTCCGGCGACGATAAAGTTCGGCTGCTGGTTATCGGCGCAACCAACCGGCTGGATATTCTCGACCCGGCCCTGCTCAGGCCGGGGCGGTTTGACCGGCAGGTAAAGGTTGACTTGCCGGACAAAACGGGCCGGCTGCACATTTTGCAGCTTCACACCCGGAATAAGCCGCTGGCCGATGACGTTTCGCTCGAAGAGATTGCCCGGGACACTTTCGGTTTTTCCGGCGCCCATCTGGAAAGCGTGGCTAACGAAGCGGCCATTATCGCTCTACGGGAAGGGGCGGCCCAAATTACCCACGCCCACCTGCGGGCGGCGGTCGATAAAGTGATTATGGGTGAAAAGCTTGACCGCTTGCCCAGTCCGGCAGAAAAACGCCGCATCGCCGTTCATGAAGCCGGCCACGCCATTGTCAGCGAGTTTGTTCAGCCCGGCTCGGTCGCCAGTGTTAATGTCGCCTCTCGCGGCAATGCTCTGGGCTATGTGCGCCAGACTCAGCAGGATGATATGTACCTCTATACCGTCGATTATCTGCGCGGCCGTATTGCCGTGGCCTTAGCCGGGGCGGTGGCGGAGGAACTGGAGTTCGGTAACCGCAGTACGGGGGCGGGCAATGACTTTAAGCAGGCTGCCGATTTGGCCAAGCAGATTATTTTCGGCGGCATGTCCGAGCTGGGGATTGTTTCGCCTGAGGATATGCCGAAAGAGAGACTGCATAACGCCATTACGGCTATCTTAAGTGATGTGGAGGTAGCGGTGCGTGCCATTCTGCGCGACCAGCAGACAGCGCGCGACAGGGTGGTCGCCGCCCTGCTTGACCGCGAGGCCATTAGCGGCGACGAGCTGCGATCTATGCTTGGCGTAGCAGGCTATAGTCAGTGTGCGTAA